In one window of Nesterenkonia sandarakina DNA:
- a CDS encoding ABC transporter ATP-binding protein — MASVTYASASRIYTPGARPAINQLQLEIADGEFLVLVGPSGCGKSTALRMLAGLEEVNEGAIMIGGEDVSHVSPKDRDIAMVFQNYALYPHMSVAENMGFALKIAGVSKEERAERVKKAAEILDLVPYLERKPKALSGGQRQRVAMGRAIVRSPKVFLMDEPLSNLDAKLRVQTRTQIAALTRELQTTTVYVTHDQVEAMTMGDRVCVLKDGVLQQVDSPRNLYDTPANVFVAGFIGSPAMNLFQVKIQGQGVVLGNDILPIPDGHLEKAHGDHVTLGVRPEDMELTSDGSGLPMTVDLVEELGADAYIFGTPDGISSFQPFIVRVDGRRPPMRGERVTIKPNPHHVHLFDNETGLRLNGHVPEGTPHASISDVEALADAED, encoded by the coding sequence ATGGCTTCTGTCACCTATGCCTCCGCCAGCCGCATCTACACCCCAGGCGCCCGGCCGGCCATCAACCAGCTCCAGCTCGAGATCGCCGACGGCGAGTTCCTGGTCCTGGTGGGACCCTCCGGCTGCGGCAAGTCCACCGCACTGCGCATGCTGGCCGGCCTCGAGGAGGTCAACGAGGGAGCCATCATGATCGGTGGTGAGGACGTCTCCCACGTCTCGCCCAAGGACCGCGACATCGCGATGGTCTTCCAGAACTACGCCCTCTACCCGCACATGTCGGTGGCCGAGAACATGGGCTTCGCGCTGAAGATCGCCGGGGTCTCCAAGGAGGAGCGCGCCGAGCGGGTCAAGAAGGCTGCCGAGATCCTGGACCTGGTCCCCTACCTTGAGCGCAAGCCGAAGGCGCTCTCCGGCGGTCAGCGGCAGCGCGTGGCCATGGGCCGTGCGATCGTGCGCTCTCCCAAGGTCTTCCTGATGGATGAGCCGCTCTCGAACCTCGATGCCAAGCTGCGTGTGCAGACCCGCACCCAGATCGCCGCACTGACCCGCGAGCTGCAGACCACGACCGTCTACGTCACCCACGACCAGGTCGAGGCCATGACCATGGGCGACCGCGTCTGCGTGCTCAAGGACGGGGTGCTCCAGCAGGTCGACTCGCCGCGCAACCTCTACGACACGCCCGCCAACGTCTTCGTCGCCGGCTTCATCGGCTCCCCCGCGATGAACCTGTTCCAGGTCAAGATCCAGGGCCAGGGCGTGGTGCTGGGCAATGACATCCTGCCGATCCCGGACGGCCACCTGGAGAAGGCCCACGGTGATCACGTCACCCTGGGTGTGCGCCCCGAGGACATGGAGCTGACCAGCGACGGCTCCGGTCTTCCGATGACGGTGGACCTGGTCGAGGAGCTCGGCGCCGACGCCTACATCTTCGGCACCCCCGACGGCATCAGCAGCTTCCAGCCCTTCATCGTCCGGGTGGACGGGCGCCGTCCTCCCATGCGCGGGGAGCGGGTCACGATCAAGCCGAACCCGCACCATGTGCATCTCTTCGACAACGAGACCGGCCTGCGCCTGAACGGCCACGTCCCGGAGGGCACTCCCCACGCCTCGATCTCCGACGTGGAGGCCCTGGCGGACGCCGAGGACTGA
- a CDS encoding endo-1,4-beta-xylanase: MFTRSNRRTLTAAVVCAGALALGTPTMAGAVPVSAQSAPGTEASINAAAEKPGQKSQGRPDHAGKPGKPDHAGQPGPPNHANGKGKGGDKGHGKGNGKGNGKGNGNGNGGGEEAPGQTQCQFTPESGAVEGSWDRDSLAGVAPDDLRIGNIAAGGGHHTDADYPDPFPSDPQYREHLGQEYSSLTHENFLKWEFVQPEQGVYDFEQADAVVAFAEANGMDLRGHALSWHSQNPDWLEEGDFTEAELREILEDHVRTVVSRYAGCIDQWDVANEIFQDDEAASIRDSENIWIRELGPEILDDVFAWAHEEDPEALLFYNDYNVDGLNAKADAYYDLISEQLERGVPVHGFGAQTHLSMQYGFDDSYQENLQRFDDLGIHTAVTEIDVRGEVDENDMMSPEDRAGAAERYATVLQACLDVSLCNSFTIWGTLDAQSWVPNTFPGEGDATLHEGDYERKPTYCILQRTLVEHEEGAAAWEADASFEECRGILEAAGI; this comes from the coding sequence ATGTTCACCCGATCCAACAGACGAACATTGACCGCCGCGGTGGTCTGTGCCGGCGCCTTGGCGCTCGGCACCCCCACCATGGCAGGGGCAGTCCCTGTTTCGGCACAGTCCGCCCCGGGCACGGAGGCGAGTATCAACGCAGCCGCCGAGAAGCCGGGCCAGAAGTCGCAGGGGCGTCCCGACCATGCCGGGAAGCCCGGCAAGCCCGATCACGCCGGCCAGCCCGGGCCTCCGAACCACGCCAACGGCAAAGGCAAGGGCGGCGACAAGGGTCATGGCAAGGGCAACGGAAAAGGCAATGGCAAGGGCAACGGAAATGGCAACGGCGGGGGAGAGGAAGCGCCCGGGCAGACGCAGTGCCAGTTCACCCCGGAGAGCGGCGCGGTCGAGGGCTCCTGGGATCGTGATTCACTCGCCGGCGTCGCACCGGATGATCTGCGAATCGGCAATATCGCGGCCGGCGGCGGGCACCACACAGACGCCGACTATCCCGACCCGTTCCCCTCGGATCCGCAGTACCGGGAGCACCTGGGCCAGGAGTACTCGTCTCTGACCCACGAGAACTTCCTGAAATGGGAGTTCGTCCAGCCCGAGCAGGGGGTCTATGACTTCGAACAGGCCGACGCCGTCGTCGCCTTCGCCGAGGCCAACGGAATGGACCTGCGCGGACACGCACTGTCCTGGCATTCGCAGAATCCGGACTGGCTGGAGGAAGGGGACTTCACCGAGGCTGAGCTGCGCGAGATCCTTGAGGACCACGTCCGCACGGTGGTCTCCCGCTATGCCGGGTGCATCGACCAGTGGGACGTGGCCAATGAGATCTTCCAGGACGACGAGGCCGCCAGCATCCGGGACAGCGAGAACATCTGGATCCGCGAGCTGGGCCCGGAGATCCTGGACGACGTCTTCGCCTGGGCGCACGAAGAGGACCCCGAGGCGCTGCTGTTCTACAACGACTACAACGTCGATGGCCTCAACGCCAAGGCCGATGCGTACTACGACCTGATCAGCGAGCAGCTCGAGCGCGGTGTGCCGGTGCACGGCTTCGGTGCCCAGACCCACCTGTCCATGCAGTACGGCTTCGACGACAGCTACCAGGAGAACCTGCAGCGCTTCGATGATCTGGGCATCCACACCGCGGTGACCGAGATCGATGTGCGTGGTGAGGTCGATGAGAACGACATGATGTCCCCGGAGGATCGTGCCGGCGCCGCGGAACGCTACGCCACGGTGCTGCAGGCCTGCCTGGACGTGAGCCTGTGCAACTCCTTCACCATCTGGGGAACCCTGGACGCGCAGAGCTGGGTCCCCAACACCTTCCCCGGTGAGGGCGACGCCACGCTGCATGAGGGTGACTACGAGCGCAAGCCCACCTACTGCATCCTCCAGCGCACGCTGGTGGAGCATGAGGAGGGAGCCGCCGCCTGGGAGGCGGACGCCAGCTTCGAGGAATGCCGCGGCATTCTTGAAGCAGCGGGCATCTGA
- the ectB gene encoding diaminobutyrate--2-oxoglutarate transaminase, producing MATDIFETRESQVRSYCMNWPATFAKASGPYQWTEDGTRYLDFFSGAGALNYGHNHPELRDLVVDYLANDGVTHSMDMKTPAKRRFLETFERVILEPRKMDYKVMFPGPTGTNTVEAALKLARKVTGRQHILSFTNAFHGMTLGALSVTGNSMKRRGAGIPLTNSSKIPYDDYFDGDMPDFLWLEKILEDSGSGVDKPAAVIVETVQGEGGLNAARMDWLKSLADLLRRHKILLIVDDVQAGCGRTGRFFSFEEAGLYPDIVCVSKSISGYGLAMALTLFKPELDVWEGGEHNGTFRGNNLAFVTAARALELFWSDDSFQNQLGERIKELHDGLEKIAEHVPGASIRGRGFLTGIHFPNPDTAGKTAAEAYKRNLLVETSGPQDEVLKLMPALNIESEDLQKGLAIVEESVLAATGNLGEPSRLRAPR from the coding sequence ATGGCTACAGATATCTTTGAGACGCGAGAGTCCCAGGTCCGCAGCTACTGCATGAACTGGCCCGCCACCTTCGCCAAGGCCTCCGGGCCCTACCAGTGGACCGAGGACGGCACCCGCTACCTGGACTTCTTCTCCGGCGCCGGCGCCCTGAACTATGGGCACAACCACCCCGAGCTGCGTGACCTGGTCGTGGACTACCTCGCCAACGACGGCGTCACCCATTCCATGGACATGAAGACCCCCGCTAAGCGCCGCTTCCTGGAGACCTTCGAGCGGGTCATCCTGGAGCCCCGCAAGATGGACTACAAGGTGATGTTCCCGGGTCCCACCGGCACCAACACCGTTGAGGCCGCGCTGAAGCTGGCCCGCAAGGTCACCGGACGCCAGCACATCCTCTCCTTCACCAACGCCTTCCACGGAATGACGCTGGGCGCGCTCTCGGTCACCGGCAACTCGATGAAGCGCCGCGGCGCCGGGATCCCGCTGACCAACTCCTCGAAGATCCCCTACGACGACTACTTCGACGGCGACATGCCCGACTTCCTGTGGCTGGAGAAGATCCTCGAGGACTCCGGCTCCGGCGTGGACAAGCCCGCCGCAGTGATCGTGGAGACCGTCCAGGGCGAAGGCGGCCTCAACGCCGCCCGCATGGACTGGCTGAAGTCCCTCGCGGACCTGCTGCGCCGGCACAAGATCCTGCTGATCGTCGACGACGTCCAGGCAGGCTGCGGGCGCACCGGCCGCTTCTTCTCCTTCGAGGAGGCAGGCCTCTACCCAGACATCGTCTGCGTGTCCAAGTCGATCTCCGGCTACGGCCTGGCCATGGCGCTGACCCTGTTCAAGCCGGAGCTGGACGTCTGGGAGGGCGGCGAGCACAACGGCACCTTCCGCGGGAACAACCTCGCCTTCGTCACCGCGGCACGCGCCCTGGAGCTCTTCTGGTCAGATGACAGCTTCCAGAACCAGCTGGGTGAGCGCATCAAGGAGCTCCACGACGGACTCGAGAAGATCGCCGAGCACGTCCCCGGCGCGTCGATCCGCGGCCGCGGATTCCTCACCGGCATCCACTTCCCCAACCCGGACACCGCCGGGAAGACCGCAGCGGAGGCGTATAAGCGCAACCTGCTGGTGGAGACCTCCGGACCGCAGGATGAGGTGCTCAAGCTCATGCCAGCGCTGAACATCGAGTCCGAGGATCTGCAGAAGGGCCTCGCCATCGTCGAGGAGTCCGTCCTGGCTGCCACCGGCAACCTCGGCGAGCCCTCGCGGCTGCGCGCACCTCGCTGA
- a CDS encoding uracil-xanthine permease family protein: MTTQKKRRLPGFGWTLHGDGKTVRPGEVVTPDERLGWLQTTGVGMQHVVAMFGATFLVPLITGFPPSTTLFFSGIGTIAFLIITAGRIPSYLGSSFAFLAPVGAATAQYGMSGALGGIFLAGLGLVVVGLVVHFAGSHWIQRLMPPVVTGAIVALIGLNLAPAAWNNVNEAPVTASVTIVSMLLAGVLFRGLLGRLSILLGVVVGYVVAVVRGEVDFSGIGGAGWVGLPEFTTPSFHLGVLGLFIPVVLVLVAENVGHVKSVALMTRRDLDPLTGRALMADGAATMLAGTGGGSGTTTYAENIGVMASSRVYSTAAYWVAGLFAIALALLPKFGALIATVPVGVLGGAGTVLYGMIGVLGVRIWVQNRVNFANPINLAVAGVPLIIAIANFTMVFGEIVFEGIALGSFAALAIHHVLSAIARWRGTDVGFATDDDDALATPFNAEDLAVQDTAAQDTAAQDTERPSDPSSGSR, encoded by the coding sequence ATGACTACGCAGAAGAAGCGGCGCCTCCCTGGTTTCGGATGGACGCTCCACGGTGACGGCAAGACGGTCCGACCCGGCGAGGTCGTGACCCCCGACGAGCGGCTGGGCTGGCTGCAGACCACCGGCGTGGGCATGCAGCATGTGGTCGCCATGTTCGGCGCCACCTTCCTGGTACCGCTGATCACCGGCTTCCCGCCATCGACCACGCTGTTCTTCTCCGGGATCGGCACCATCGCGTTTCTGATCATCACCGCAGGCCGGATTCCCAGCTATCTGGGCTCCTCGTTCGCCTTCCTGGCCCCGGTGGGTGCCGCCACGGCCCAGTACGGGATGTCCGGGGCCCTCGGTGGGATCTTCCTGGCCGGGCTCGGGCTCGTCGTCGTCGGCCTGGTGGTGCACTTCGCCGGCAGCCACTGGATCCAACGACTGATGCCTCCGGTGGTCACCGGCGCGATCGTGGCGCTGATCGGTCTGAACCTGGCACCGGCGGCCTGGAACAACGTCAATGAGGCCCCGGTGACCGCGAGCGTGACCATCGTGTCCATGCTGCTGGCGGGGGTGCTCTTCCGTGGGCTGCTGGGTCGGCTCTCGATCCTGCTCGGCGTGGTCGTCGGCTACGTGGTCGCCGTGGTGCGCGGGGAAGTGGACTTCTCCGGGATCGGCGGCGCGGGCTGGGTCGGCCTGCCGGAGTTCACCACTCCGAGCTTCCACCTCGGCGTGCTGGGGCTCTTCATCCCGGTGGTGCTGGTCCTGGTGGCCGAGAACGTGGGCCATGTGAAGTCCGTGGCCCTGATGACCCGGCGAGACCTGGACCCGCTGACCGGCCGCGCGCTGATGGCCGATGGCGCCGCGACCATGCTGGCCGGCACCGGAGGCGGCTCGGGCACCACGACCTATGCCGAGAACATCGGAGTCATGGCCTCCTCCCGGGTCTACTCCACGGCGGCCTACTGGGTGGCAGGACTGTTCGCGATCGCCCTGGCGCTGCTGCCGAAGTTCGGGGCGCTGATCGCCACCGTCCCGGTCGGTGTGCTCGGCGGGGCCGGGACCGTGCTCTACGGCATGATCGGTGTGCTCGGCGTCCGCATCTGGGTGCAGAATCGGGTGAACTTCGCCAACCCGATCAACCTCGCCGTGGCGGGAGTGCCGCTGATCATCGCCATCGCGAACTTCACCATGGTCTTCGGCGAGATCGTCTTCGAGGGCATCGCCCTGGGCAGTTTCGCGGCGTTGGCCATTCATCACGTGCTCAGCGCGATCGCGCGCTGGCGGGGCACCGACGTCGGCTTCGCCACGGACGACGACGACGCCCTGGCCACCCCCTTCAACGCCGAGGACCTGGCCGTCCAAGACACCGCGGCCCAAGACACGGCCGCTCAGGACACGGAGCGCCCATCGGATCCGAGCTCGGGCAGCCGTTGA
- a CDS encoding rhodanese-like domain-containing protein, translating into MADFETVRAADVPVEASLLDVREGYEFAEGHAPGALHIPVDEIPARFEAELDPDEDYYVICRTGGRAVQITAWLTGQGYSAVFVGDGMGGWLEAGRPMESSTGEDPQVR; encoded by the coding sequence GTGGCAGATTTCGAGACCGTCCGCGCCGCAGATGTTCCAGTCGAAGCGAGCCTGTTGGACGTGCGGGAGGGCTACGAGTTCGCCGAGGGCCACGCCCCGGGGGCGCTGCACATCCCGGTCGACGAGATTCCTGCGCGGTTCGAGGCGGAGCTGGATCCCGACGAGGACTATTACGTCATCTGCCGCACCGGCGGGCGCGCCGTGCAGATCACCGCGTGGCTGACCGGCCAGGGCTACTCCGCGGTGTTCGTCGGTGACGGCATGGGGGGCTGGCTCGAGGCGGGGCGTCCCATGGAGTCCTCCACCGGGGAAGATCCCCAGGTCCGTTGA
- a CDS encoding amidase, which produces MVHPVDPAPLLEASSSGAASPMLDFRAVSAVQWRRELASGEVSAVDLVTTAITAASNQSQLGAFLHLDPASALLRAAEIDEVRRAVLDSRASGSRSAAMGELAGRAPLLGMPTAFKDLVDVAGMPTTRGTNALPATMPAHDHRLARRVHASGAISLGKTQVPEFGLPCYSENELAPAARNPLAPERTAGGSTGGGAAAVAAGMLPLAPGSDGGGSVRIPAAACGLIGLKPGRGRLPDDDPRRSVRNLAVAGPIAHTAEDAALLFDVMAGHRFHRSGSADRLPAGPALRRVHEALEHGVEQLRIGVITESPFSPELDVVLAESAVLALERGLSRLEQRGHILQGSSHCTGAEAFWPADYHRHFQALWTAPLGELDPPADQLAAMAPLTRYFIELARNRPEAQTRESIAALEEFAADAEAFMGPWDVLATPMLAFAPPEIGWFAGLEPEENYRAQCRFTPYSSVVNVMGLPAINVPTYTDAQGLSWSIQLIGRHGSEEQLLALAATLAQD; this is translated from the coding sequence ATGGTGCATCCCGTAGATCCCGCCCCGCTCCTGGAAGCGTCCTCCTCCGGCGCGGCGTCGCCGATGCTGGACTTCCGGGCAGTCAGCGCCGTGCAGTGGCGCCGCGAACTCGCCTCCGGAGAGGTCTCCGCAGTGGACCTGGTCACCACCGCCATCACTGCCGCCAGCAATCAGTCACAGCTGGGCGCCTTCCTGCACCTGGACCCGGCGTCGGCACTGCTGCGTGCCGCTGAGATCGACGAGGTCCGCCGCGCGGTGCTGGACTCCCGCGCCAGTGGCTCCCGCAGCGCCGCGATGGGAGAACTCGCAGGACGGGCGCCGCTGCTGGGGATGCCGACTGCCTTCAAGGACCTGGTGGATGTGGCAGGAATGCCCACCACCCGGGGAACGAACGCGCTGCCGGCGACGATGCCGGCCCACGATCATCGCCTGGCCCGGCGTGTCCACGCCTCAGGGGCGATCAGCCTCGGCAAGACCCAGGTCCCCGAGTTCGGGCTGCCCTGCTACTCGGAGAACGAGCTGGCACCCGCGGCGCGGAACCCGCTGGCCCCGGAACGGACGGCCGGTGGATCCACCGGAGGTGGTGCAGCTGCGGTCGCGGCCGGAATGCTGCCTCTGGCCCCTGGCAGCGACGGCGGCGGCTCGGTCCGGATCCCGGCCGCGGCCTGCGGCCTGATCGGCCTGAAGCCCGGACGCGGCCGGCTTCCCGACGACGACCCGCGCCGCAGCGTGCGCAACCTCGCCGTGGCGGGGCCGATCGCCCACACCGCCGAAGACGCCGCCCTGCTATTCGATGTGATGGCTGGTCACCGCTTCCACCGGTCCGGCTCCGCTGACCGACTCCCTGCAGGGCCCGCGCTGCGTCGGGTCCACGAGGCGCTGGAACACGGCGTGGAGCAGCTGCGCATCGGGGTGATCACCGAGTCACCGTTCTCCCCGGAGCTCGACGTCGTGCTTGCCGAATCGGCGGTCCTGGCCCTGGAGCGGGGACTCTCCCGGTTGGAGCAGCGCGGTCACATCCTGCAGGGCAGCAGCCACTGCACCGGCGCGGAGGCGTTCTGGCCCGCGGACTATCATCGGCATTTCCAGGCGCTGTGGACCGCTCCGCTGGGCGAACTCGACCCGCCGGCGGATCAGCTGGCCGCGATGGCACCGCTGACCCGGTACTTCATCGAGCTCGCGCGGAACAGACCCGAGGCGCAGACGCGCGAATCCATCGCCGCCCTGGAGGAGTTCGCCGCAGACGCCGAGGCCTTCATGGGCCCCTGGGATGTGCTGGCCACGCCGATGCTGGCCTTCGCCCCGCCGGAGATCGGGTGGTTCGCAGGCCTGGAGCCCGAGGAGAACTACCGGGCGCAGTGCCGGTTCACCCCCTACAGCTCGGTGGTCAACGTGATGGGACTTCCAGCGATCAACGTGCCCACCTATACCGACGCCCAGGGCCTGAGCTGGTCGATCCAGCTGATCGGCCGCCACGGATCCGAAGAGCAGCTGCTCGCCCTGGCCGCGACGCTCGCCCAGGACTGA
- the ectA gene encoding diaminobutyrate acetyltransferase, with translation MPDTADSPAQNSTEASTGPERVEIRMPTVADGTSLWRLAAGTGVLDVNTPYAYLLWARDFAETSVIAEVDGEPAGFISGYRRPSSPETLFIWQVAVDSRFRGRRLASRMLSTLVDSTSPHRLETTITSDNAASIALFTGLARDRGAEITTTGFFSEAVFPSADESGEVHAAEDLYTVAPLN, from the coding sequence ATGCCTGATACCGCAGATAGTCCTGCCCAGAACTCCACCGAGGCCTCCACGGGTCCGGAGCGAGTTGAGATCCGCATGCCCACCGTGGCCGATGGCACCTCCCTGTGGAGGCTCGCCGCCGGAACCGGGGTCCTGGACGTGAACACCCCCTATGCCTACCTGTTGTGGGCGCGGGACTTCGCAGAGACCTCGGTGATCGCCGAGGTCGACGGCGAGCCCGCAGGGTTCATCTCCGGGTACCGACGCCCCAGCTCCCCTGAGACTCTCTTCATCTGGCAGGTCGCCGTGGACTCCCGCTTCCGCGGACGTCGGCTCGCCTCCCGGATGCTGAGCACCCTGGTGGACTCCACCTCCCCGCACCGGCTGGAGACCACCATCACCTCCGACAATGCGGCCTCGATCGCGCTGTTCACCGGTCTGGCGCGGGACCGGGGCGCGGAGATCACCACCACCGGATTCTTCTCCGAGGCGGTCTTCCCCTCGGCCGATGAATCCGGCGAGGTCCACGCCGCCGAAGACCTCTACACGGTGGCCCCGCTGAACTGA
- a CDS encoding ectoine synthase, protein MYTLNIDALNGTDRDIQQENWRSRRMVLAKEKVGFSLHETTLYAGTTNEFWYANHVEAVYCVGGKGTLTDLETGEKYTITDGFLYMLDGQEKHRVEVEEEIRVVCVFNPPVTGREVHDENGVYPLILEDETA, encoded by the coding sequence GTGTACACCTTGAACATCGACGCCCTCAACGGCACCGACCGCGACATCCAGCAGGAGAACTGGCGCTCCCGGCGCATGGTCCTGGCCAAGGAGAAAGTGGGCTTCTCGCTGCATGAGACCACCCTCTACGCCGGGACCACCAATGAGTTCTGGTACGCCAACCACGTGGAAGCCGTCTACTGCGTGGGCGGCAAGGGCACCCTGACCGACCTGGAGACCGGAGAGAAGTACACCATCACCGATGGCTTCCTCTACATGCTCGACGGGCAGGAGAAGCACCGGGTCGAGGTGGAGGAGGAGATCCGCGTGGTCTGCGTCTTCAACCCGCCGGTCACCGGTCGCGAGGTCCACGATGAGAACGGCGTCTACCCGCTGATCCTCGAGGATGAGACTGCCTGA
- a CDS encoding CsbD family protein — translation MKGVTMGLDDKTSNKTEEATGSAKEGFGKLTGDKEARAEGNSQKNQAKAKDAAQDVKDSVKGFAEGLKKNN, via the coding sequence ATGAAAGGGGTCACTATGGGACTCGATGACAAGACGAGCAACAAGACCGAAGAAGCCACCGGCTCCGCCAAGGAAGGCTTCGGCAAGCTGACCGGCGACAAGGAAGCTCGGGCCGAGGGCAACAGCCAGAAGAATCAGGCCAAGGCCAAGGATGCCGCCCAGGACGTGAAGGACAGCGTCAAGGGCTTCGCCGAAGGCCTGAAGAAGAACAACTGA
- the pheA gene encoding prephenate dehydratase, whose amino-acid sequence MPPQTPARRYSFLGPAGTFTEAALLQVPGAQQADRVPVGSVLTALNLVQSGEVDAAMVPIENSVEGGVTATLDAISVAHELHILREELINISFVLASAEPLALDQIRTVATHTHAWAQVRRWAESALPEAEFIPASSTAAAARGLQADPPLADAAVCSPLVAQQLGLHVVQRGIEDVTGAVTRFVLVSQPGVIPPMTGADKTTIMIPLPQDRAGALMELLEHFATRGVNLCRIESRPTGDGLGQYYFSIDLEGHIDEARVADALAGIHRFAPGIRFLGSYPRADRKPQQPTPEVSDEAFTAASAWISSLRHA is encoded by the coding sequence ATGCCGCCTCAGACCCCCGCCCGGAGGTATTCCTTCCTGGGCCCCGCCGGGACCTTCACCGAGGCTGCGCTGCTTCAGGTGCCTGGCGCCCAGCAGGCGGACCGAGTGCCGGTGGGCTCGGTGCTCACGGCGTTGAACCTGGTGCAGTCCGGCGAGGTCGACGCCGCGATGGTCCCGATCGAGAATTCAGTGGAGGGCGGGGTCACCGCGACTCTGGATGCCATCTCGGTGGCCCATGAGCTGCACATCCTGCGCGAGGAGCTGATCAACATCAGCTTCGTGCTCGCCTCTGCGGAGCCGCTGGCCCTTGATCAGATCCGCACCGTGGCCACGCACACCCACGCCTGGGCTCAGGTGCGGCGCTGGGCGGAGTCCGCCCTCCCGGAGGCTGAGTTCATTCCGGCATCATCCACCGCTGCGGCTGCCCGTGGCCTGCAGGCCGATCCACCCCTGGCCGATGCGGCAGTCTGCTCCCCTCTGGTGGCCCAGCAGCTGGGTCTGCATGTGGTTCAGCGCGGCATCGAAGACGTCACGGGTGCGGTCACGAGGTTCGTGCTGGTCTCCCAGCCCGGGGTCATTCCTCCGATGACCGGAGCGGACAAGACCACCATCATGATCCCGCTGCCGCAGGACCGTGCTGGCGCTCTGATGGAGCTCCTGGAGCACTTCGCGACCCGCGGGGTCAACCTGTGCCGCATCGAGTCCAGGCCCACCGGGGATGGTCTGGGGCAGTATTACTTCTCGATCGACCTGGAAGGTCACATCGATGAGGCGCGCGTCGCTGACGCGCTCGCCGGGATCCACCGGTTCGCCCCGGGCATCCGCTTCCTGGGCTCGTATCCGCGCGCCGACCGCAAGCCCCAGCAGCCCACCCCGGAGGTCTCCGACGAAGCCTTCACCGCCGCCTCCGCGTGGATCAGCTCGCTGAGACACGCGTAA
- a CDS encoding diacylglycerol/lipid kinase family protein, which produces MTTEALSALLWTTLALAAILLVAVVWLGVAHQRLRRHTAELTQQLETKPADRALSADASGRVVAVVVNPTKDSSDDVVRQIHSACSRAGMPAPLVMASSAEDPGHEMTRRALQAGAGLVIAVGGDGTVRAVAAELTGSETALGIVPLGTGNLFARNVGLPYQDLRACVDEALHGRSHRVDSLDLSLERADGRIDEEISLVIAGGGLDAEVMGDTRDALKQRAGWLAYGEAGLRHIMGSRSSITITVDDGEAQPHRVRSVLLANCGSLQAGMVLVPSAKFDDGHMDAVLFSPRHAWDWARIMAKTVTRFAADIPVMTVRQAKRVTVTMDEPMPFQIDGDAVGEVVSVSARVRPHALVVNGVSVRGLADLEATDEDTEADQRRDQDGGPQFTEGRITKEPQGA; this is translated from the coding sequence ATGACTACTGAAGCGCTCAGCGCCCTCCTCTGGACCACGCTCGCTCTCGCCGCGATCTTGTTGGTCGCCGTGGTCTGGCTGGGCGTCGCCCACCAGCGGCTGCGCCGCCACACCGCAGAACTGACCCAGCAGCTCGAGACCAAGCCCGCCGACCGGGCGTTGTCAGCCGATGCCTCGGGGCGCGTGGTGGCCGTGGTCGTGAACCCCACCAAGGACTCCTCCGACGACGTGGTGCGCCAGATCCACTCCGCCTGCTCCCGCGCAGGCATGCCGGCACCGCTGGTGATGGCCTCCAGCGCCGAGGACCCCGGCCATGAGATGACCCGCAGGGCGCTGCAGGCCGGCGCGGGCTTGGTCATCGCAGTCGGCGGCGACGGCACCGTGCGCGCCGTGGCGGCCGAGCTCACCGGCTCGGAGACCGCGCTGGGCATCGTGCCGCTGGGCACCGGGAACCTCTTCGCCCGCAACGTGGGGCTGCCGTATCAAGATCTGCGAGCCTGCGTGGATGAGGCCCTGCATGGCCGAAGCCACCGCGTGGACAGCCTGGATCTGAGCCTGGAGCGCGCCGATGGACGCATCGACGAGGAGATCTCGCTGGTGATCGCCGGCGGTGGTCTGGATGCGGAAGTCATGGGCGACACCCGGGATGCCCTGAAGCAGCGAGCCGGCTGGCTGGCCTACGGCGAGGCCGGGCTGCGCCACATCATGGGCTCGCGCTCCAGCATCACCATCACGGTCGACGACGGCGAGGCGCAGCCTCACCGGGTGCGCTCGGTGCTGCTGGCCAACTGCGGGTCGCTGCAGGCCGGCATGGTGCTGGTGCCCTCTGCAAAGTTCGACGACGGCCATATGGACGCGGTCCTCTTCAGTCCCCGACATGCATGGGACTGGGCGAGGATCATGGCGAAGACCGTGACCCGCTTCGCCGCGGACATCCCGGTGATGACCGTGCGTCAGGCCAAACGCGTCACCGTGACGATGGACGAGCCGATGCCCTTCCAGATCGACGGCGACGCGGTCGGCGAGGTCGTCAGCGTCTCTGCGCGTGTCCGCCCGCATGCCCTGGTGGTCAACGGGGTCTCCGTCCGTGGCCTCGCGGATCTGGAGGCCACGGACGAAGACACCGAGGCGGACCAGCGGAGAGATCAGGACGGCGGCCCGCAGTTCACCGAGGGCCGGATCACCAAGGAGCCCCAGGGGGCCTGA